In Populus alba chromosome 4, ASM523922v2, whole genome shotgun sequence, the genomic window TTTATTAGTGATGGGATTTTTTTGGTGCGTTGTAGGGCTGAATGCAAGTGCAATCCTGTGCGGTATTTTGCTATTCTATCGATGCAGAGATCTGGGAGTGGATGGTTTGAGACATTGTTAAATAATCATACTAACATAAGCTCAAATGGAGAGATTTTCTCGGTTAAAGTTAGGAGGAGTAATGTTTCGACGATTACAGAGACTCtcgataaaatttataatctgGATTGGTCAAGCAGTGCTTCCAAGAATGAGTGTACTGCGGCAGTTGGCCTGAAGTGGATGCTTAATCAGGTGAAAGTGCTATCCTTGAAATGTTTGTTGGTTTCCTGCTATTTTTCATTACCGGTATGTGTTAGTTCCAGATGAGTGCGGAAAACATTCATTTCAGTACATGTGTGGGTAGAGCAGACACTTACATACAGTAGTAACATCTAGCATCATCTTAGCAGAGATGTACGAGAGCCCTCTCACAAAATTTGGAGTTATAATATGGGATTGCAAGTGGTAGTGACTACCTCCTAATTTCTCATCCATAATTTTCTCCGTGCATTAAGACCTAGAAAATGCATTTTGATAGCGATCCAGTATCTCATTGGTTTCAATCTAAAAgttttttgataaaatgttGTTAATACATTGCACCCTTTGCTTGAATTTTTGCATTTCACTTGCTTTGAGATTTCCTTAAAATATCACCTATTTTGGAAGGAAATTTTTATGAACTTGATACATATGCTACAGTTTCCTTCAACTTCCACTTCCCTTCTTAGTTTTGAATGACAGAAAAGTTGAGGCAGCTTTAAGTTTCCCTTCTTGTCTCCCTCTTTCCCCCTTACTGAATGCAGGTTAAAGCTTCTGGAAGtatgctattattattttactgtaTGAAGGCTGTTTTAAGTattagttattataattttttgaggtGTAATGCCTCTTTTCAAAGGCAGTATGGGACCATTTATTGAAACAGCTTGTATTGCCTGAAAAAACCTCTCAATGTGGGAAATGGAAGCTTCTATTGATCTGTGAACTGATTCGATATTAAAACACAGGATCAACAATATAATTTGTAACACATTTTGGAGCAGTTCAGCCTGAACAACAGTTATCTGTTATCACGCTGTGTTCCAAATCCAAGTTCGTAACACGTTTTGAAGCAGATAAGATTGAACAGCATTGATCTGTTACTATGCTGCTTTCTAGGCTCTATCAAGGTGATGAGCAAAATAATAGGTTTCTTTACAGAGGTTTCACAAATTTATTAGCATATGTAATGTTACCAAAAGCTTGCACCTTGTAACTTCAAATTTTGCTACATGGGCATTTGGTATGCTAATAATGGGTTATCTActcttagttttattttatctcaTGTTGCACTTCTCACGTTCTTCATCATAACAATTGATGTAGGGTGTGATgcgacaccatgaagaaatagTGGAGTACTTCAAAACCAGAGGTGTTTCAGCTATTTTTCTCTTCAGGAGAAATCTGTTACGCAGGATGATTTCGATACTTGCAAATTCTTATGATCGAGATGTGAAGCCACTGAATGGAACCCATAAGTCCCATGTTCATTCGCCTCGTGAGGttattctctctctctgccCCTTCCTCTCTCAAAGTTTCTTTATGTGTGCTATCTTACAACAACCGATGGTCTCAGGCAGAGATACTAGCGAAATACAAGTCCTTGATCAATACAACTTTGCTGATACCCAGTCTGAAGCAAGTAGAAGACACAACTGCCAAAGCCTTAGAGTACTTTAAGAGTGTAAGGCACATTATTCTTTACTATGAAGATGTAGTCAAGAACCGCACGGTAAGCTGAACTATTTGAACCTTTTGTTTACAACTCCTTTCTACTGGTCAGTGCCCTTAAATGTGGGTTCGGTTCTACCATGTGgctaaaaacattcaaaacagaAAAAGTAACTAGTTTCTCTTTTACTCTGCAGAAATTACTAGATGTTCAAGATTTTCTAAAGGTTCCACGAAGAGAACTTAAGAGTCGTCAAGTAAAGATACACAAAGGATCCCTATTGAACTATGTTGAGAACTGGGACGAAGTCCAGAAGTCTCTGAAAGGAACGCACTATGAAAGCCTCCTAAGTGGAGACTACTGAAAGTAGAGCCACTGTAACGATGTGCATAGCATGCTCTACCATCTAACATCTCGTTCCTCTACTTCTTACAGGACCAGGGCCTGCTGGCTTTCCAATTTTGGCTGCAGCATGGGCATTACACTTCTCAATTTCTTATTCCAACATTTTTCTCACCAATTTAATATtccatttattcttttttatcttttcgcTTTGGGAGAACTCTTGTATTAAAGTCAAGCAATGTAAGTTGCAGTTTGACCTTACCTTTTCTTCTTGTCTGTGCATCAATGTGTTAATACGGACTAGAAAGACACCATAACCACCGGAAGATCTTCATGTAGAATCTCTTGGCAAGAGTATACATAAGGCTACCGATCTTCTGATTTGAGGAGAAGTTGGTATAGTTTGTACTACCTATGAAGGCAGACGGGTATAAGTAGAATGATCTATTAACAAGTataatttgatgctcaatattttttgttcattcCTTATGTTGTATGATCAGTTCAGTCAAgtggtttttatttgattgcaGACAGAGGGGCACCGGGCACCTCTGTGGAGACGTTCAAGGTGATTGTAAATACTGAACATTTAGATGTTTGAGCTGTGTTTAATTTTCAAGCAGATTAAGGAACAAGGTAGGTGTTATATTTTCTGCCTGCCTTTTTTTCTACTACTTTCGTTTTCTTATAATGGCATGCATCATGCTGCAGAAGCAGGATCCTAAGGTGAAATGGTTCCCGCAGGTTGCTTAAGGAAGCAGATGTGTTGCTGCTTCCCACTGGCTGGATGAGCTAtgacatttttctttcttttcttttctcctctctccttttttttttttttaaaaaaaaataaaaaaatccggACTTTGactttgttttgaattattctAGTTATCATCAGGTGAAAactgatatataaaaaagaaaggaccGAGAGAAAACGGGACTGGACGGCACAAGCTAGGGTAAGCCTCTAACGCAGGAGGAGGgtagtaatttttgttttgtaatatattaaaatatatatatttttatttttaaaaaaattatttttaacattattatattaaaatgataaaaaatttaaaatagaaaaaatgaaaaattcaattttttataaaaaaacaattcaacctTAATTCCTCAGGCGCACTTGCACATAAATTTGATAGCACAACTTACCTTGTCGTATGGCCTCTGCCAATTTCCGAATGTTACCTGGATTCTGTAGTTTATGAGCATGTGAGCATAAATTACGTCAAGCCATCACTTATAGGTCAATGTAACTGTTTATTTTTGCTtatcttataaaattataaaattgatttttttaatatttttaaataattttaatgtgttgatattaaaaataaaaaataaaaaatattttagtatattttcaagtgaaaaatattttaaaaaaacactttgcacCAAGAGCTTGTTAGGTATTgtgatagtgttttttttttcaaaatattttttcatgtttcatgTAGAAATTCAaatgtattgaaataatatttttttattttttaaagtttattcttgattttggtatatcaaaataattttaaaatatatatataagaaattaatttagggaaagaaaaaaaattaatttttttaaattaaaataaagaaataaatatgccCTAAATAGAAactcaaaaggaaaatgaaatttgCCTTGTACATTGGGCCATGCTTAGATTCTGTTAATAGCTTCTGTTCTAAGAAAGAACAAAGAACTCTTCAAAGTCACGCACTCGGGCCTGTTCAGGTTTGACCGAAAAGAAAGATAGAGCCCACACGGCCCCGTTTTGACCGGACTGCCATTTTAGAAAGTCAAAGGTTTCCAGTCCAGGAAGGAAAGCATAACAGAGACACGACAACTGTTCCGTTTGTTTCTTTTATGGTTTGTCCACCAACCATTTCGTACAATTATTAGCTCCTCttaatttctcaaaatttaAGAAGTTTCACTTAGGAgttaatgctttttaaaaatatttttttaaaaaattttaattttaattttattttaaattaattttttttagtatttttagatcattttaatatgctaatataaaaaataattttttaaaaataaaaaaatatcactttgaTGCATTTCGAATATGTTTTGACTTAGAAatatagtggtttttttttaaagatacaatactttttaaatataaatcacatctttaaaaattaaaaaaacatgttttttattcaaaaaaaaatacaaactattctcatctaaatatatattaaataaaaattattttataaaacaatcacatctatatttttttaaatttgatattctctctctcttctatcCATTTTATACtgataaaaattcataaacaaataaaagacaGGTTCTAGACTgggtttatttctttttaatttttagtttcattGTGCATCTCGATTTATTCATAAATTTTCCGAACATCGCAGCTCCTACTAGACTTAACATTGATTTCTCTTGTTAGTGATAATACAATGAAGCATTTGACCATGTCAATATCAAATATGGAGTGCATTGCAAGATTAAGTCAAATAGACTATcacaatattttgaaaaaagaagaagaaatcaaatAGACCTtcgtatttttgtaaaaaaaaaaaaaaaagatgtttgcaAATAAATAGGGGTATTTGGCatagcttttgtttttatttgctttttaaaaatatttttatcttaaaaaattatcgagttaatagtttttaatataaaaataataaaaattaaaaataaaattattttaaaaaaaacatgatcctTAAAGTGTTACAAGTTGCTCATTTTGGTTCAAGAGTTTCAGatctatgaaagaaaaatacatcCCTTTTACctcacttaaaaattaaaatcggcTCACCAAACTAATAGAATAAATTGCCACCATCTCACAAGCTGCATCTAACCGTCCATGTCAGCAAAACGCGCCCACCAGTGAATGGGTCCCACACGTCATGGACGGCGATCAATCGTTGCACCCGAGGCCTTAAACCCCTAACTCAACGAAAAGAAGGCAAACATCCGGCTATTATCAATCCCTAAACTAATTCAGTACCTCAATTGAGTCCCTCAATAGTTTTTATTCTCAAGGAAGTCCCAAAGActcaaattaattgaaattattagaATCTAATTTAAGGTGTTTTTATGAAGAGAGTGATGTGACAAGGAATGTAAGAGATTGAAAGTTCTTacgcttttattttatttacatacgAAGTGTTTCTTTCAGGGACTCAATAAAAATTCTCTATATAATTGGGGGGCTAACTTGTAACATGAGGCTTTCCCAGAAGAGGGAAAGAAAACCCAACACGGACACAACACACGCTCGCACTGTTGCACTACAAAGCAGATAGATCCACGGAGCGCCTCCCTTTAAATCTAAACTTCGCAACCCTCTCTCTTCCTCTTTCAGCCTCCCTcgtctctcctctcctctcctttcaCACGCAGACTGTCTCTccaaaagtaaacaaaaacaaGGTTACTTGCTTCGAGAGTAGTGGTAGTActggaagaaggaggaggaggagagggggGAGATTGACTAATCATATTCAGATCAAGATGCAGCAAGGCAACGGTCCTGATCAGAACCCATCTCCACAACACCAACCTCAACATCCTCATCAACAACAACAGTGGGTCCCACACATGCAGCAGCAACAATGGATGGCAGCTATGCAGTATCCAGCAGCTGCTATGGCGATGATGCAGCAGCAGATGATGATGTACCCTCAACAACAACATCACCATTACATGGCTTactatcaacaacaacaacaccaacaccaacaGTATCAAAATAAGCAGCAGCAGTATCATCAAAAGCAGCAAAAACAACTACAGCAACAGGGATCTAACGAGGAGGCTAAAACTATATGGGTTGGTGACTTGCTTCATTGGATGGACGAGGCTTACTTGCATAATTGCTTCTCTCATACCGGAGAGGTATACAGATTTAGACTTTTTGCTGTTTCagtctatttttctttttatttatatttggctTGTGGGTGTATATGGGatttattctttgttttctctttttgaaTGAATACGAGGTTTTAGATCTTATATGGGCTTAAAGTTAGTTACTTTCCAGGATTTCAGTGATAAAAAGAttgccttttttgttttaacttcTTTTGTTTCTGGTGATTTAAGTTGAAGAGtagcttgttttgttttgaaattatcaATTCATTAATGATGTGG contains:
- the LOC118050699 gene encoding uncharacterized protein — encoded protein: MADDLCFFFSKDSFIIKAPKKSPLALRMVVLVFAMVCGVYMCSICLKQIGIRTNPGFLNVEVIERPCPEPNIEPWEIPYVHYPRPKTYSRAECKCNPVRYFAILSMQRSGSGWFETLLNNHTNISSNGEIFSVKVRRSNVSTITETLDKIYNLDWSSSASKNECTAAVGLKWMLNQGVMRHHEEIVEYFKTRGVSAIFLFRRNLLRRMISILANSYDRDVKPLNGTHKSHVHSPREAEILAKYKSLINTTLLIPSLKQVEDTTAKALEYFKSVRHIILYYEDVVKNRTKLLDVQDFLKVPRRELKSRQVKIHKGSLLNYVENWDEVQKSLKGTHYESLLSGDY